The following are encoded in a window of Kitasatospora fiedleri genomic DNA:
- a CDS encoding APC family permease — protein MELLGLGLGLHRGRRDGEPEEAPAQGAVLVRPADHRRLPAALAGRPRVGADGDDGWRKWEDGSFSDIAGELAGPWLQYTVTIGGLFASVAMFSALLASYSRLPSSLSHDGYLPKWVSKESKRYKMPIASIIGSSVIYALFCFSSFANLVIFDVFLTNIGILLEVAALIALRIREPELERPYKIPGGWWSIGLITVCLTAVSVWAAIEQYNEEGPGRSSTA, from the coding sequence GTGGAACTACTCGGGCTGGGACTCGGTCTCCACCGTGGCCGGCGAGATGGAGAACCCGAAGAAGCACCTGCCCAAGGCGCTGTTCTGGTCCGTCCTGCTGATCATCGTCGGCTACCTGCTGCCCTCGCTGGCCGCCCTCGCGTCGGCGCGGACGGCGACGACGGCTGGCGGAAGTGGGAGGACGGCTCGTTCTCCGACATCGCCGGCGAACTGGCCGGCCCCTGGCTCCAGTACACCGTCACCATCGGCGGCCTGTTCGCCTCGGTCGCGATGTTCTCCGCGCTGCTCGCCTCCTACTCCCGGCTGCCCTCCTCGCTCTCGCACGACGGCTACCTGCCCAAGTGGGTCTCCAAGGAGAGCAAGCGCTACAAGATGCCGATCGCCTCGATCATCGGCTCCTCCGTCATCTACGCGCTGTTCTGCTTCTCCAGCTTCGCCAACCTGGTGATCTTCGACGTCTTCCTCACCAACATCGGCATCCTGCTGGAGGTCGCCGCGCTGATCGCGCTGCGCATCCGCGAACCCGAGCTGGAGCGCCCCTACAAGATCCCCGGCGGCTGGTGGAGCATCGGCCTGATCACCGTCTGCCTGACCGCCGTCAGCGTCTGGGCCGCCATCGAGCAGTACAACGAGGAGGGACCAGGGCGGTCGTCTACTGCCTGA
- a CDS encoding IMP cyclohydrolase, giving the protein MSIDLAEALAAHPYPGRGVLRCRTADGTSAAAYFLTGRSPASRARALRPGADGTLAVVPTDVRAHDDLRHYPAVRRGGGRVVYGNGEQVATVADRLDAGLSPLEALDGLDYEPDPPIFTPRLTVVADVRPDGPTWFGAARRGAATRTATDRLFLRLDALPPGEGVLLTTYQGAPSAPATGAPYLEVSTPYPDAAALLDRLWSALPPAYRVAAAVFDPAAFPEVLLRHAAD; this is encoded by the coding sequence GTGTCGATCGACCTCGCCGAGGCCCTGGCCGCCCATCCGTACCCGGGCCGGGGCGTGCTGCGCTGCCGCACCGCCGACGGCACGTCGGCGGCCGCCTACTTCCTGACCGGCCGCAGCCCCGCCTCCCGGGCCCGCGCGCTGCGCCCGGGCGCGGACGGCACCCTGGCCGTCGTCCCCACCGACGTCCGCGCGCACGACGACCTGCGACACTATCCGGCGGTGCGGCGCGGCGGCGGACGGGTGGTGTACGGCAACGGCGAGCAGGTGGCCACGGTCGCGGACCGGTTGGACGCGGGGCTGTCTCCGCTGGAGGCGCTGGACGGCCTGGACTACGAGCCGGACCCGCCGATCTTCACCCCGCGCCTGACGGTGGTCGCGGACGTCCGCCCGGACGGCCCGACCTGGTTCGGCGCGGCCCGGCGCGGTGCCGCCACCCGCACCGCCACCGATCGCCTCTTCCTGCGGCTGGACGCCCTGCCGCCCGGCGAGGGCGTCCTCCTGACGACCTACCAGGGCGCCCCCTCCGCCCCCGCCACCGGCGCCCCCTACCTGGAGGTGTCCACTCCGTACCCGGACGCCGCCGCCCTGCTCGACCGCCTCTGGTCCGCCCTGCCGCCCGCGTACCGGGTGGCCGCCGCGGTCTTCGACCCGGCCGCCTTCCCGGAGGTGCTGCTGCGGCACGCCGCGGACTGA
- a CDS encoding lectin, with product MKRWRIPLASCLLLLGFAAPTVPAEAAAPAAVSDPAGLVNPLLGTSNGGNTFPGAVTPFGMVSWSPDTSSRPPGGNYAYSDNVVTGFSLNHISGPGCGAMGDIPVLPTLGGVDGGATQTFSHGNESAGAGSYAVTLGNGVRTELTATARSGMARFTFPATTQANLLFKLNADKATNLHFNRVSSTEVSGSVDAGLFCASAPSYTAYFDMVFDRPMTSSGTFNGGGSVTFDTTGNQVVQAKVGLSYVSIAGAAANRAAENGGWDFNGTRTAAHNAWNSVLGRIAVAGGTSDQQKVFYTSLYHSLLHPNLLSDSDGRYWGFDHQVHTVSGGQRAQYGTYSGWDIYRTQAQLEALVAPQQASDSAQSLVNDYAQAGFFPKWSLNSAETQVMNGDPGPAIVADYYAFGARNFDTATAKADMVKEGTTSNPIRMGLDLQTKYGYLPSDGSYPRDFYGSAATLLEYSAQDFATSAFAKALGDTTTAAQFANRAQDWKNVFNPSSGFIQPKQANGAWKGGFDPTSSDQFVEGTSWQYTGAVPHNIRGLADAMGGNARYAAYLDSVLSDFHGSGGSHADLGNEPSIELPWEYDYVGQPWKTQKLVRQVQDQLWPNDPANWGVGNDDLGTMSAWYVWSAMGFYPETPGTADLALGSPLFTSVDVTLGSGGHLVVNAPAAADNAPYVQSAKLNGATWNNAYLPPSFATGGGTLDLVLGTGANTGWATAASAAPPSYNGDGGSKPPGPPVGSTGPVTSDNGGKCLDDNTGSTADGTRIQIWSCNNSAAQQVTVGGDGTLRIVGKCVDVSFGGTGNNTLVQLWGCDGTGSQKWTYNPATKALVNPQSGRCLDIPNSSTTDGTQLQIFGCNNTNAQRWNLPS from the coding sequence GTGAAACGATGGCGCATCCCCCTGGCGAGCTGCCTCCTCCTGCTCGGGTTCGCCGCCCCCACCGTCCCCGCCGAGGCCGCCGCACCGGCCGCGGTGTCCGACCCCGCCGGCCTGGTCAATCCGCTGCTGGGCACCTCCAACGGCGGCAACACCTTCCCCGGCGCGGTCACCCCGTTCGGCATGGTGTCGTGGAGCCCCGACACCTCGTCCCGGCCGCCCGGCGGCAACTACGCCTACTCCGACAACGTCGTCACGGGATTCAGCCTCAACCACATCTCCGGGCCCGGCTGCGGGGCGATGGGCGACATCCCCGTCCTGCCGACGCTCGGGGGCGTCGACGGCGGCGCCACCCAGACGTTCAGCCACGGGAACGAGTCGGCGGGCGCCGGTTCGTACGCGGTGACGCTCGGCAACGGAGTGCGGACCGAACTGACCGCCACCGCCCGCTCCGGCATGGCGCGCTTCACCTTCCCCGCCACCACCCAGGCCAACCTGCTGTTCAAGCTGAACGCGGACAAGGCCACCAACCTGCACTTCAACCGGGTCAGCAGCACCGAGGTCAGCGGCTCGGTCGACGCCGGCCTGTTCTGCGCCTCGGCGCCCTCGTACACCGCCTACTTCGACATGGTCTTCGACCGGCCGATGACCTCCAGCGGCACCTTCAACGGCGGCGGTTCGGTCACCTTCGACACCACCGGCAACCAGGTGGTGCAGGCCAAGGTCGGCCTGTCCTACGTCTCGATCGCCGGGGCCGCCGCCAACCGCGCCGCCGAGAACGGCGGTTGGGACTTCAACGGCACCCGCACCGCCGCGCACAACGCCTGGAACTCCGTGCTCGGCCGGATCGCCGTGGCCGGCGGCACGTCCGACCAGCAGAAGGTCTTCTACACCTCGCTCTACCACTCCCTGCTGCACCCGAACCTGCTCAGCGACTCCGACGGCCGCTACTGGGGCTTCGACCACCAGGTGCACACCGTCTCCGGCGGGCAGCGGGCCCAGTACGGCACCTACTCCGGCTGGGACATCTACCGCACCCAGGCCCAACTGGAGGCGCTGGTCGCCCCTCAGCAGGCGTCCGACAGCGCGCAGTCGCTGGTCAACGACTACGCCCAGGCCGGCTTCTTCCCCAAGTGGTCGCTGAACTCGGCCGAGACGCAGGTGATGAACGGCGACCCGGGCCCGGCGATCGTCGCGGACTACTACGCCTTCGGTGCCCGGAACTTCGACACCGCCACCGCCAAGGCCGACATGGTCAAGGAGGGCACCACGTCCAACCCGATCCGGATGGGCCTGGACCTGCAGACCAAGTACGGCTACCTGCCCTCCGACGGCAGCTACCCCCGGGACTTCTACGGTTCGGCGGCCACCCTGCTGGAGTACAGCGCCCAGGACTTCGCCACCTCCGCGTTCGCCAAGGCGCTCGGTGACACCACGACCGCCGCGCAGTTCGCCAACCGGGCCCAGGACTGGAAGAACGTCTTCAACCCCTCCAGCGGCTTCATCCAGCCCAAGCAGGCCAACGGGGCCTGGAAGGGCGGCTTCGACCCGACCAGCAGCGACCAGTTCGTCGAGGGCACCTCCTGGCAGTACACCGGCGCGGTGCCGCACAACATCCGCGGCCTGGCCGACGCGATGGGCGGCAACGCCAGGTACGCGGCCTACCTGGACAGCGTGCTGTCGGACTTCCACGGCTCCGGCGGGTCGCACGCCGACCTCGGCAACGAGCCCTCCATCGAACTGCCCTGGGAGTACGACTACGTCGGGCAGCCCTGGAAGACCCAGAAACTGGTCCGCCAGGTCCAGGACCAGCTGTGGCCGAACGACCCGGCCAACTGGGGAGTCGGCAACGACGACCTGGGCACGATGAGCGCCTGGTACGTCTGGTCGGCCATGGGCTTCTACCCCGAGACCCCCGGCACCGCCGACCTCGCCCTGGGCAGCCCGCTGTTCACCTCCGTCGACGTCACCCTCGGCAGCGGCGGCCACCTCGTCGTCAACGCCCCGGCCGCCGCCGACAACGCCCCCTACGTCCAGAGCGCCAAGCTCAACGGCGCCACCTGGAACAACGCCTACCTGCCCCCGTCCTTCGCCACCGGCGGCGGCACCCTCGACCTGGTCCTGGGCACCGGCGCCAACACCGGCTGGGCCACCGCCGCCTCGGCCGCACCGCCGTCCTACAACGGCGACGGCGGCAGCAAGCCGCCCGGCCCGCCAGTGGGCTCCACCGGCCCGGTCACCTCCGACAACGGCGGCAAGTGCCTGGACGACAACACCGGATCGACCGCCGACGGCACCCGCATCCAGATCTGGTCGTGCAACAACTCCGCCGCCCAGCAGGTCACCGTGGGCGGCGACGGCACCCTGCGGATCGTCGGCAAGTGCGTGGACGTCAGCTTCGGCGGCACCGGCAACAACACCCTGGTGCAGCTGTGGGGCTGCGACGGCACCGGCAGCCAGAAGTGGACCTACAACCCCGCCACCAAGGCCCTGGTCAACCCGCAGTCCGGCCGCTGCCTCGACATCCCGAACTCCAGCACCACCGACGGCACCCAGCTACAGATCTTCGGCTGCAACAACACCAACGCCCAGCGCTGGAACCTCCCCTCCTGA
- a CDS encoding cupin domain-containing protein has protein sequence MINSFALHVPDAELEPEPLDPEQIVSGTPEVTGKVVWESADGRQIRGIWQITPGVVTDTEADEMFVVLSGRATVAFQDGPVLELGPGDLAVLREGDRTTWTVHETLRKVYTINLGPEAAEGEDR, from the coding sequence ATGATCAACAGCTTCGCCCTGCACGTCCCGGACGCCGAACTGGAGCCCGAGCCGCTCGACCCCGAGCAGATCGTCTCCGGCACGCCCGAGGTCACCGGCAAGGTGGTCTGGGAGTCCGCCGACGGGCGCCAGATCCGGGGGATCTGGCAGATCACCCCCGGCGTGGTCACCGACACCGAGGCCGACGAGATGTTCGTCGTGCTCAGCGGCCGGGCCACCGTCGCCTTCCAGGACGGGCCCGTCCTGGAGCTCGGCCCCGGCGACCTCGCCGTGCTCCGCGAGGGCGACCGCACCACCTGGACCGTCCACGAGACGCTCCGCAAGGTCTACACCATCAACCTCGGCCCGGAGGCGGCCGAGGGCGAGGACCGATAA
- a CDS encoding ricin-type beta-trefoil lectin domain protein — MKPRTATTATALTPLIAALALALGTALPAAASEGPTATATATATVTTRVAAAPATLRLLPLGDSITWGVGTSSGNSYRSELWNQLAAEGHPEDFVGSVRNGTLSDPDNEGHSGWRIDQIAGIADSVLARYRPNVVTLEIGTNDLNQNYQVATATDRLSALIDQINRDAPDATVLVGTVIVSTSSTEEPNRPAFNAKLPGIVQAKQAAGKHVRLVDLGTLTTADLSDALHPNDSGFAKMATAFNSGVQAADSAGWIGAPVTVGGPVRSGIAGKCLDVNAGSSANGTAVQIWSCNNTPAQNWSANPDGTLNALGKCLDATAGGTADGTKVELWDCTGGTNQQWQPYNGGYRNPVSGRCLDDPGFSSTDGTQLALWTCNGGVNQRWTPPSAVA; from the coding sequence ATGAAGCCGCGTACGGCGACAACCGCCACCGCACTCACCCCGCTGATCGCCGCCCTGGCCCTGGCCCTGGGCACCGCGCTGCCGGCCGCGGCGAGCGAGGGGCCGACGGCTACGGCCACGGCCACGGCGACTGTGACGACCCGGGTCGCCGCGGCGCCCGCCACCCTCCGCCTGCTGCCGCTGGGCGACTCGATCACCTGGGGCGTCGGCACCAGCAGCGGCAACAGCTACCGCTCCGAGCTGTGGAACCAGTTGGCCGCCGAGGGCCACCCCGAGGACTTCGTCGGCTCGGTCCGCAACGGCACGCTGTCCGATCCGGACAACGAGGGCCACTCCGGCTGGCGCATCGACCAGATCGCCGGCATCGCCGACTCCGTGCTGGCCCGCTACCGGCCCAACGTGGTCACGCTGGAGATCGGCACCAACGACCTCAACCAGAACTACCAGGTCGCCACCGCCACCGACCGCCTCTCCGCGCTCATCGACCAGATCAACCGCGACGCCCCCGACGCGACCGTGCTGGTCGGCACCGTGATCGTCTCCACCAGCTCCACCGAGGAGCCCAACCGCCCGGCGTTCAACGCCAAGCTCCCCGGCATCGTCCAGGCCAAGCAGGCCGCCGGCAAGCACGTCCGCCTGGTCGACCTGGGCACCCTGACCACCGCCGACCTCTCCGACGCGCTGCACCCCAACGACAGCGGCTTCGCCAAGATGGCCACCGCCTTCAACAGCGGCGTCCAGGCCGCCGACAGCGCCGGCTGGATCGGCGCCCCGGTCACGGTGGGCGGCCCGGTGCGGTCCGGCATCGCCGGCAAGTGCCTCGACGTCAACGCCGGCAGCAGCGCCAACGGCACCGCCGTGCAGATCTGGTCCTGCAACAACACGCCGGCCCAGAACTGGAGCGCGAACCCCGACGGCACCCTGAACGCCCTCGGCAAGTGCCTGGACGCCACCGCCGGCGGCACCGCCGACGGCACCAAGGTCGAGCTGTGGGACTGCACCGGTGGCACCAACCAGCAGTGGCAGCCGTACAACGGCGGCTACCGCAACCCGGTCTCCGGCCGCTGCCTGGACGACCCCGGCTTCTCCAGCACCGACGGCACCCAGCTGGCCCTGTGGACCTGCAACGGCGGTGTCAACCAGCGCTGGACGCCGCCGTCGGCCGTGGCGTGA
- a CDS encoding ricin-type beta-trefoil lectin domain protein: MVGQLHHRREHLGHRAGHPVHQAGWKFIDSASGYLGGAESNGTYVTVRSNTSADYSTILETTTSGSTQTVNLNVKGGLSTGTVHVWATNVNNPTNATSFIHTQDITPTNGAYTLTLQPGYVYTLTTVAGGGKGTATPPAAHALALPYSDTFDGYGNGAEAKYLSDMQGSFEVQPCTGRSGQCVQQMAPVKPIEWQDDSDTYALIGDTGWANYTVSADVYLRGAGTTELLGRANTQQRPQSHMNAYYLRIRDTGQWWIEKMYTDGSNHTLATGTTTALGTGQWHNLSFTFQGTTISAKLDGNQFGSVTDGSFSSGQAGLGIQGYRTDQFDNLNITPGTGGGTGGTPGGTGAVVSANGGKCLDDNTASTANGTKIQIWTCNNSSAQQVTVASDGTLRLLGKCVEVTGNGGTANGTLVELWDCNGGNNQKWSYNPSTGALVNPQSGRCLDVPGFSTTDGTQLDIWDCNTGTNQRWTVPTT; encoded by the coding sequence TTGGTCGGGCAACTACACCATCGGCGCGAGCACCTGGGCCACCGCGCAGGTCACCCAGTTCACCAAGCCGGGTGGAAGTTCATCGACTCGGCCTCCGGCTACCTCGGCGGGGCCGAGTCCAACGGCACCTACGTCACCGTCAGGTCGAACACCTCCGCGGACTACTCGACGATCCTGGAGACCACCACGTCCGGCTCGACGCAGACGGTGAACCTCAACGTCAAGGGCGGCCTGTCCACCGGGACGGTCCACGTCTGGGCGACCAACGTCAACAACCCGACCAACGCGACGTCGTTCATCCACACCCAGGACATCACGCCGACCAACGGCGCGTACACGCTGACCCTGCAGCCCGGCTACGTCTACACCCTCACCACCGTCGCCGGCGGCGGCAAGGGCACCGCGACGCCGCCCGCCGCGCACGCCCTCGCGCTGCCGTACTCCGACACCTTCGACGGCTACGGCAACGGCGCGGAGGCGAAGTACCTCTCCGACATGCAGGGCTCCTTCGAGGTCCAGCCCTGCACCGGCCGCTCCGGGCAGTGCGTGCAGCAGATGGCGCCGGTCAAGCCGATCGAGTGGCAGGACGACTCCGACACCTACGCGCTGATCGGCGACACCGGCTGGGCGAACTACACCGTCAGCGCCGACGTGTACCTGCGCGGCGCCGGCACCACCGAACTGCTGGGCCGCGCCAACACCCAGCAGCGCCCGCAGTCGCACATGAACGCGTACTACCTGCGCATCCGCGACACCGGGCAGTGGTGGATCGAGAAGATGTACACCGACGGCTCCAACCACACCCTGGCCACCGGCACCACCACCGCGCTGGGCACCGGACAGTGGCACAACCTGTCCTTCACCTTCCAGGGCACCACGATCAGCGCCAAGCTCGACGGCAACCAGTTCGGCTCCGTCACCGACGGCTCCTTCTCCAGCGGACAGGCCGGCCTGGGCATCCAGGGCTACCGCACCGACCAGTTCGACAACCTGAACATCACCCCCGGCACCGGCGGCGGCACCGGCGGCACCCCGGGCGGCACCGGCGCGGTCGTGTCGGCCAACGGCGGCAAGTGCCTGGACGACAACACGGCCTCGACCGCCAACGGCACCAAGATCCAGATCTGGACGTGCAACAACTCGTCCGCCCAGCAGGTGACCGTCGCCTCCGACGGCACGCTGCGGCTGCTCGGCAAGTGCGTGGAGGTCACCGGCAACGGCGGCACCGCCAACGGCACCCTGGTCGAGCTGTGGGACTGCAACGGCGGCAACAACCAGAAGTGGAGCTACAACCCCTCCACCGGCGCCCTGGTCAACCCGCAGTCCGGCCGCTGCCTGGACGTCCCCGGCTTCAGCACCACCGACGGCACCCAGCTGGACATCTGGGACTGCAACACCGGCACCAACCAGCGCTGGACCGTCCCCACCACGTGA
- a CDS encoding DinB family protein produces the protein MTETDDRLAATKRELRLYLQDARDAVVWKLEGLSEYDVRRPLTPTGTNLLGLVKHLTGAEAAYFGATFGRPFEGGPGLWVAGAAEPNADLWARPEEGREFLLAEYRRVWAHADATVDALPLDARGKVPWPPHGELTLGRVLLHVVAETQRHAGHADLVRELLDGATGLRPTGAVLPEGDASWWSAHRARVERAARTAATAAGESVPG, from the coding sequence ATGACGGAGACCGACGATCGACTCGCCGCGACCAAGCGGGAGCTGAGGCTGTACCTGCAGGACGCGCGGGACGCGGTGGTGTGGAAGCTGGAGGGCCTGTCGGAGTACGACGTCCGCCGCCCGCTGACCCCGACCGGGACGAACCTGCTGGGGCTGGTCAAACACCTGACGGGCGCGGAGGCGGCGTACTTCGGCGCCACCTTCGGCCGGCCGTTCGAGGGCGGTCCGGGGCTGTGGGTGGCGGGCGCGGCCGAGCCGAACGCCGACCTGTGGGCCCGGCCGGAGGAGGGCCGGGAGTTCCTGCTCGCCGAGTACCGCCGGGTCTGGGCGCACGCGGACGCCACCGTCGACGCGCTGCCGCTGGACGCGCGCGGGAAGGTCCCGTGGCCCCCGCACGGCGAACTGACGCTGGGCCGGGTCCTGCTGCACGTGGTCGCCGAGACCCAGCGCCACGCGGGCCACGCCGACCTGGTCCGCGAACTGCTCGACGGCGCCACCGGCCTGCGCCCGACCGGCGCGGTCCTCCCGGAGGGCGACGCCTCCTGGTGGTCGGCCCACCGCGCCCGGGTCGAGCGGGCCGCCCGCACGGCGGCCACCGCCGCCGGCGAGTCCGTCCCCGGCTGA
- a CDS encoding extracellular catalytic domain type 1 short-chain-length polyhydroxyalkanoate depolymerase — MALAGLTGLVRAGRRTAADPGRPGRRAGLGRRAGAALAGALIAGGLLTGAPQASAAGLGQVTGFGTNPGNLAMYSYVPTALPTGKPLVVALHGCTQTATDYYNNSGWAQLADRWGFAVVFPQTSSSNNALSCFSWFDSGKDTRGKGEALSVKQMVDKAVALYGSDPSRVYVTGLSAGAGMAADLLADYPDVFAGGSIASGLPAQCATTQAAASGCQNSQQNLTPAQWGDKVRASYPGYTGPWPRVAIWHGSSDTTVAPVNATELRDQWTNVWGIGQSASASQSLPGNTTLSVYNDSAGRPAVQLYSVSGMGHGLPVSPGSGTANCGQSGAYFLNTICSSYYTGLFWGLDGASASPSPSGSPSPSASPSSSPSSSPSPSASPSTRPLGCWTDNNYNQVAAGRAHQSGGYAYANGSNQNMGLWNLFVTHTLKETSAGYYVVADTGCSA; from the coding sequence ATGGCACTGGCAGGACTGACAGGACTGGTACGGGCAGGACGGCGGACGGCGGCGGACCCGGGGCGGCCCGGGCGGCGCGCGGGCCTCGGACGCCGGGCGGGCGCGGCGCTGGCGGGCGCGCTGATCGCCGGCGGGCTGCTGACCGGGGCGCCGCAGGCGTCCGCGGCCGGGCTCGGGCAGGTCACCGGCTTCGGCACCAACCCCGGCAACCTGGCGATGTACAGCTACGTCCCGACCGCGCTGCCCACCGGGAAGCCGCTGGTGGTGGCGCTGCACGGCTGCACCCAGACCGCCACCGACTACTACAACAACTCCGGCTGGGCGCAGCTCGCCGACCGCTGGGGCTTCGCGGTGGTGTTCCCGCAGACCAGCTCCTCCAACAACGCGCTGTCCTGCTTCTCCTGGTTCGACAGCGGCAAGGACACCCGCGGCAAGGGCGAGGCGCTGTCGGTCAAGCAGATGGTCGACAAGGCCGTCGCGCTGTACGGCAGCGACCCGTCCCGGGTGTACGTGACCGGCCTGTCCGCGGGCGCCGGCATGGCCGCCGACCTGCTCGCCGACTACCCGGACGTGTTCGCGGGCGGCTCGATCGCCTCCGGCCTGCCCGCGCAGTGCGCCACCACCCAGGCCGCCGCCTCCGGCTGCCAGAACTCCCAGCAGAACCTGACGCCCGCCCAGTGGGGCGACAAGGTGCGCGCCTCCTACCCCGGCTACACCGGCCCGTGGCCGCGGGTGGCGATCTGGCACGGCAGCTCCGACACCACCGTCGCCCCGGTCAACGCCACCGAGCTGCGCGACCAGTGGACCAACGTGTGGGGCATCGGGCAGAGCGCCTCCGCGAGCCAGTCACTGCCCGGCAACACCACGCTCAGCGTCTACAACGACAGCGCGGGCAGGCCCGCCGTCCAGCTGTACAGCGTCTCGGGCATGGGCCACGGCCTGCCGGTCAGCCCCGGCAGCGGCACCGCGAACTGCGGGCAGAGCGGGGCGTACTTCCTGAACACCATCTGCTCCTCGTACTACACCGGCCTGTTCTGGGGCCTGGACGGCGCCTCCGCGTCCCCGTCCCCGTCCGGTTCCCCGTCGCCGTCCGCGTCCCCCTCCTCGTCGCCGTCGTCCTCGCCCTCGCCGTCCGCGTCCCCGTCGACCCGGCCGCTGGGGTGCTGGACGGACAACAACTACAACCAGGTCGCCGCGGGCCGGGCGCACCAGAGCGGCGGGTACGCGTACGCGAACGGGTCGAACCAGAACATGGGGCTGTGGAACCTGTTCGTCACGCACACGCTGAAGGAGACCTCGGCCGGCTACTACGTGGTCGCCGACACCGGTTGCAGCGCCTGA
- a CDS encoding glycoside hydrolase family 76 protein, whose product MSTPTLERRPARAAAALLGLLLLGLFLLVPGTAGAQAASSPAADSVAVLMKSYDANTGRIDAGGWWTAAVSLSTVITYEQTTGDRQYDYAVSGAFARNGNFTNEYIDDTGWWALAWLQAYDLTGNSAYLNTARTTVNYMHDYWDGTCGGGVYWSTAKQYKASIANELFLAATAGLHNRIAGDTTYGGWAGAEWNWFKNSGLIKGNLVQDGLNVPNCTFSTANYSYNQGVILQGLAEQSRATGDTSLLTTAQGIATAAVARFQHNGVLYDGCEPNCTGDGSAFKGIFARYLRALATATGSTAYDAFLTTTADSIVANDTNASGQQGNSFVGPFALWTPTTQASAAEALVAALGKPGGTGVLRGQESGRCVDVPNATQANGTQVALWDCNGGGNQSWTSDASGRLTVYGGAKCLDVRSAATADGTPVQLYDCNGTGAQQWSLRTDGTVVNPASGKCLDATGHGTANSTLLEIWTCNGGTNQKWSRT is encoded by the coding sequence ATGAGCACCCCCACGCTCGAACGGCGGCCGGCCCGGGCGGCGGCCGCCCTGCTCGGCCTGCTCCTGCTCGGCCTGTTCCTGCTGGTCCCGGGTACCGCCGGCGCGCAGGCCGCGTCGTCCCCGGCGGCCGACAGCGTCGCGGTCCTGATGAAGTCGTACGACGCGAACACCGGCCGGATCGACGCGGGCGGCTGGTGGACCGCCGCCGTCTCGCTGAGCACGGTGATCACGTACGAGCAGACCACCGGCGACCGGCAGTACGACTACGCGGTCTCCGGCGCGTTCGCCAGGAACGGCAACTTCACCAACGAGTACATCGACGACACCGGCTGGTGGGCCCTGGCGTGGCTCCAGGCCTACGACCTCACCGGCAACAGCGCCTACCTGAACACGGCCAGGACCACCGTCAACTACATGCACGACTACTGGGACGGCACCTGCGGCGGCGGGGTCTACTGGAGCACCGCCAAGCAGTACAAGGCGTCCATCGCCAACGAGCTGTTCCTCGCCGCCACGGCCGGGCTGCACAACCGCATCGCGGGCGACACCACCTACGGCGGCTGGGCCGGCGCCGAGTGGAACTGGTTCAAGAACTCGGGCCTGATCAAGGGCAACCTGGTCCAGGACGGGCTCAACGTGCCCAATTGCACCTTCAGCACGGCCAACTACTCCTACAACCAGGGCGTCATCCTCCAGGGCCTGGCCGAGCAGTCCCGCGCCACCGGCGACACCTCGCTGCTGACCACGGCGCAGGGCATCGCCACCGCGGCCGTCGCGCGCTTCCAGCACAACGGCGTGCTGTACGACGGCTGCGAGCCCAACTGCACCGGCGACGGCTCGGCGTTCAAGGGCATCTTCGCCCGCTACCTGCGCGCCCTGGCCACCGCCACCGGGAGCACCGCGTACGACGCGTTCCTCACCACCACGGCCGACTCGATCGTGGCCAACGACACCAACGCCTCCGGCCAGCAGGGCAACTCCTTCGTCGGACCGTTCGCCCTGTGGACCCCCACCACCCAGGCGAGCGCCGCCGAGGCCCTGGTCGCCGCCCTCGGCAAGCCCGGCGGCACGGGCGTCCTGCGCGGGCAGGAGTCCGGGCGGTGCGTGGACGTCCCCAACGCGACCCAGGCCAACGGCACCCAGGTCGCGCTCTGGGACTGCAACGGCGGCGGCAACCAGTCCTGGACCTCGGACGCCTCCGGACGCCTGACCGTCTACGGCGGCGCGAAGTGCCTGGACGTCCGCTCGGCCGCAACCGCCGACGGCACCCCGGTGCAGCTCTACGACTGCAACGGCACCGGCGCCCAGCAGTGGAGCCTGCGCACCGACGGCACCGTCGTCAACCCCGCCTCCGGCAAGTGCCTGGACGCCACCGGCCACGGCACCGCCAACAGCACCCTGCTGGAGATCTGGACCTGCAACGGCGGCACCAACCAGAAATGGAGCCGGACGTGA
- a CDS encoding RICIN domain-containing protein yields MRRIGAATVTALLTADALDVNGAAPANGTAVQLRGCTAGDAQWWTLRADGTLRALGKCLDVTGFGTADGTEAELWDYTGGANQRWQPYNGGYRNPLSGRCPDDPGFATADGTRLDVRTCDGGADQRWTTLPAVP; encoded by the coding sequence ATGAGAAGAATCGGAGCGGCCACCGTGACGGCCCTGCTGACGGCGGACGCCCTGGACGTCAACGGCGCCGCCCCCGCCAACGGCACCGCGGTGCAGCTCCGGGGCTGCACCGCGGGCGACGCGCAGTGGTGGACGCTCCGCGCGGACGGCACGCTGCGCGCGCTGGGCAAGTGCCTCGACGTGACCGGCTTCGGCACGGCCGACGGCACCGAGGCCGAGCTGTGGGACTACACCGGCGGCGCCAACCAGCGCTGGCAGCCGTACAACGGCGGTTACCGCAACCCGCTGTCCGGCCGCTGCCCGGACGACCCCGGCTTCGCCACCGCCGACGGCACCCGGCTGGACGTGCGGACCTGCGACGGTGGCGCCGACCAGCGCTGGACCACACTGCCGGCCGTGCCGTGA